The DNA segment AACTTTCATCGCAAGTTTTACTGTAAATAAATTATTTTATAAAACCTAGTAAACATAATTATCATATATTGTTAATCTGTTTAAAGATCTCATCACATAACAGATTCGGTAAGTATTCAAGGATCAATCTATGATTCCATAAAAATTGAATATCCATTATGAAAGAAATATTTATATGAATAGGAGTGGTTACTTATACGATCCAGTATTACTTGCCAGTGAGAACAATTAATATAACCAATGTGTATTTGGGGATGGGTGATTATTCATATTGATATTCAAGATCATTTCAGTCTTTGAGAAGATTATGATTTAATATTCTAAAATCCCAAATCTACTTCAAGAAAAAGAGTTCTTTTATACATCAACTACTAGGATTATTGATATTTGTCGGTAATTGTCATTAATTGTTAGCTAATATCTTCACATCATAAAATTTATTAAGATTATCAATAAAAATAGCAAATGAACGATCAGAAATCTTCTTCTATCATTTTGATTTGGATGGGACAAAACCTCAGTTCTCTATGCCACATGGTAGTAGGACGGTAATGGATGCAGATAACTTTCCAGTCTTAAAAGGGATTGGAGCAGTCTTGCTTCGCCTAGAAAAAGGGGCGGTTCGTGAACCCCACTGGCATCCTAATGCATCTGAGTTAAATTACTGTATTTCAGGAAAAGCTAAAATGACTATTTATAGTAATAATGCTCGTAAAGATACAATTATGATAAATCCTGGGCAACTGACTTTTGTGCCTACAGGATGCTGGCATGATATTGAAAATATTGGTGAAGCAGAGTTGAAAATAGTTATTGTTTATGATAACGAAAGGTTTGAAGATTTGGGGATTTCGGGGTCGGTTGGGTCTTTACCCGTACGGATCTTGAATAGTATCTTTGGAATAAAATCCCCTGGATTATTTGATCAACTAGGTGACATATCATCTCAGGATGTAGTATTTGGTAATAAAGCAATTGATATTTCTAAAAGTAATAGTAACAACGAGATCGAAGCCTCAAATTCACATACTATGAATCTTAGTGGTACCACTCCCCAGGTCCAAACTCCGGGCGGAACTGCTGTTTTGGGAAGTTTACCCTATTTCCAATACTCAAAGGCTTATCAGTATTTCTCCTGAATCTGAGGCCAAAAGGAATAGTGGAACCCCACACCCATCCCAATGCTGCAGAGTTGAACTATGTCATAGAAGGAAAAGTCCGATTTACCGTATATAGTCCTAACAAGGATATAGAGACATCCGAAATTGGCAAAGGTCAAGTCTTTTTTGTTCCTGCCGGATATTTTCATTATCTGGAGAATTCAGATGATGTAAATAGCGGTACTGTAGCTTCCTTTTTCGGTAATGAAAATCCAGAGTTTATAGGACTCGTTGGTGGCCTCAGCTCATATTCAGACGAGGTACTTGGAGCTGTATTTAATACAGACCAGAAATTCTTTAGTAATCTTCCACGTCTAGTGAAAAATGTGTTAATTGCTTCTGGTACCGATTAAGACCTCGTCGAAAAGGCCCAAGGAATTAAACGATAAAAAATCTATTTTTTATCTTCGTTTTTT comes from the Candidatus Nitrosocosmicus arcticus genome and includes:
- a CDS encoding cupin domain-containing protein; its protein translation is MDGTKPQFSMPHGSRTVMDADNFPVLKGIGAVLLRLEKGAVREPHWHPNASELNYCISGKAKMTIYSNNARKDTIMINPGQLTFVPTGCWHDIENIGEAELKIVIVYDNERFEDLGISGSVGSLPVRILNSIFGIKSPGLFDQLGDISSQDVVFGNKAIDISKSNSNNEIEASNSHTMNLSGTTPQVQTPGGTAVLGSLPYFQYSKAYQYFS
- a CDS encoding cupin domain-containing protein, which gives rise to MEPHTHPNAAELNYVIEGKVRFTVYSPNKDIETSEIGKGQVFFVPAGYFHYLENSDDVNSGTVASFFGNENPEFIGLVGGLSSYSDEVLGAVFNTDQKFFSNLPRLVKNVLIASGTD